In Bacteroidales bacterium, the following are encoded in one genomic region:
- a CDS encoding gamma carbonic anhydrase family protein, protein MALIKTVRGFTPQFGKECYLADNAVIIGDVVMGDYCSIWFNTVLRGDVNSIRLGNRVNIQDGSVIHTLYRKSVAIIGNNVSVGHNVIVHGAEIEDDVLIGMGAILLDHCRVGSHSIVAAGAVVLEGTIIEPGSVYGGVPARRLKGVEEEQVREMITRIAENYITYATWYRVP, encoded by the coding sequence ATGGCGCTTATTAAGACAGTCAGGGGATTTACCCCGCAGTTCGGCAAAGAATGCTATCTTGCTGACAATGCAGTGATTATAGGTGATGTGGTTATGGGCGATTACTGCAGTATCTGGTTCAATACGGTATTGCGCGGCGATGTCAATTCCATACGGCTGGGGAACAGGGTGAACATACAGGACGGAAGCGTTATTCATACCTTGTACCGGAAATCGGTAGCCATCATCGGCAACAACGTTTCAGTGGGCCATAATGTTATTGTGCACGGGGCCGAAATTGAAGATGATGTATTGATTGGAATGGGCGCCATTTTGCTGGATCATTGCAGGGTCGGCAGTCATTCCATTGTTGCGGCCGGAGCCGTTGTTCTGGAAGGGACAATAATAGAACCGGGAAGTGTATACGGAGGTGTGCCTGCCCGTCGGTTAAAAGGGGTGGAAGAGGAACAGGTAAGGGAAATGATTACCCGGATAGCTGAAAATTACATTACGTACGCAACCTGGTACAGGGTACCGTAG
- a CDS encoding MFS transporter, with the protein MKKEVTPPPGYLFSRSYTNYVFILLFLLYLFDYADRMVVSSIGPFIQKEWHLNDKQLSMFLSVVYWSIVALTFPASVLVDRWSRRKTIGIMAALWSVASLACAFTNNFRQLFTARLFIGVGESGYAPGGTAMIAGMYPERKRSLMMGIWNAAIPLGSAVGVALGGIIATHWGWRHAFGLVALPGFIVAVLFFFVRDYKTVSLVKNGNNAKEQEKVKMGLKDIVAEFFERPSLLFTYLGITGVVFVTNSILFWLATYFNRIYNLPMDKAGPKASLVMLLALIGAPIGGLITDKWKRTRPNARLLFPAISTFLSAIFLFLAFVVFSGSLQYIMLLLMGVGISAFIPAAAAVTQDLVHPGLRATSYAIAVVIQNLLGSSLGPLIVGAISDKHGIQQGMSILPLFLVLAAILFFTGSFRYQKDVSTVEKIQLEPR; encoded by the coding sequence ATGAAAAAAGAAGTTACTCCTCCTCCGGGTTATCTGTTCAGCAGAAGTTATACGAATTATGTTTTTATTCTTCTGTTTTTACTATACCTTTTTGATTATGCTGACCGGATGGTTGTTTCATCCATCGGTCCCTTTATTCAGAAGGAATGGCATTTGAACGACAAGCAGTTAAGCATGTTTTTGTCGGTGGTTTACTGGTCAATTGTGGCGTTGACTTTTCCGGCATCCGTTCTGGTTGATCGCTGGAGCCGCAGAAAAACCATCGGCATTATGGCAGCCCTGTGGAGTGTAGCTTCGCTGGCCTGTGCATTTACCAACAATTTCAGGCAGTTATTTACAGCAAGGCTTTTCATTGGTGTTGGTGAATCAGGGTATGCACCGGGAGGAACTGCCATGATAGCAGGCATGTATCCTGAAAGGAAACGTTCGCTGATGATGGGAATCTGGAATGCGGCCATTCCTCTGGGAAGTGCCGTGGGAGTTGCCCTGGGAGGCATCATTGCCACCCATTGGGGCTGGAGGCATGCATTTGGCCTGGTAGCGCTCCCCGGGTTCATTGTGGCGGTGTTATTCTTTTTTGTGCGGGATTATAAAACCGTTTCGCTGGTTAAAAACGGCAACAATGCCAAAGAACAGGAAAAAGTAAAAATGGGGCTGAAAGATATTGTGGCCGAATTTTTTGAACGGCCATCACTGCTGTTTACCTACCTGGGAATTACCGGTGTGGTGTTTGTGACCAATTCCATTCTTTTCTGGCTGGCTACCTATTTTAACCGCATCTATAATCTGCCAATGGATAAAGCAGGACCAAAGGCATCGCTGGTCATGCTGCTGGCCCTCATCGGAGCCCCCATCGGAGGCCTCATTACAGATAAGTGGAAACGAACCCGTCCCAATGCAAGGCTTCTGTTTCCGGCCATCAGCACTTTTCTTTCGGCCATCTTTTTGTTTCTGGCGTTCGTTGTATTTTCCGGTTCACTGCAATATATCATGCTCCTGTTGATGGGAGTAGGCATTTCAGCCTTCATCCCGGCGGCGGCGGCTGTTACACAGGACCTTGTACATCCCGGACTGCGGGCAACTTCATATGCCATTGCAGTGGTGATACAAAATCTGCTGGGATCATCCCTGGGTCCCCTGATAGTAGGCGCTATTTCCGACAAACACGGAATCCAGCAGGGAATGTCGATCCTTCCTTTGTTTCTGGTTCTTGCAGCCATCCTGTTCTTTACAGGATCGTTCCGATACCAGAAGGATGTATCAACTGTTGAAAAAATACAATTAGAACCCCGATAG
- a CDS encoding VOC family protein: MPLISGIQQVGIGVPDVHQAWKWYREFFGTDIRIFEDKAEAKLMLPYTGNEPRGRHAALAINMQGGGGFEIWQYTERIPMPPQHPVLTGDLGINAVKIKARDVQQTHRYFKTRNGNPSPVFRDPAGQETFFIRDPYENLFQIVPGNDWFLKNKRHTGAVYGTMHGVSDIENARKVYSGILGYDETVYDVTGTFDDLAHLPGGNVRMRRVLLKHSQKRKGSFSALFGSSQIELIQVLDRQPRRIFEDRFWGDLGFIHLCFDISGMDALRNLCEEKGFPFTVDSFANMNGKFDMGEAAGHFAYIEDPDGTLIEFVETLRVPIVKKLGIYLNLQKRNPEKSLPRWMIRALALGRIRD; encoded by the coding sequence ATGCCGCTCATCAGTGGCATACAGCAAGTCGGAATTGGTGTTCCCGATGTGCACCAGGCATGGAAATGGTACCGTGAGTTTTTCGGCACTGACATACGGATATTTGAAGACAAGGCGGAAGCAAAGCTCATGCTTCCCTATACGGGTAATGAACCCCGTGGCAGGCATGCCGCCCTGGCCATCAATATGCAGGGAGGAGGCGGGTTTGAAATATGGCAGTATACCGAACGCATTCCTATGCCTCCCCAGCATCCCGTTCTGACAGGAGACCTGGGTATTAATGCCGTTAAAATAAAAGCAAGGGATGTACAACAAACCCACCGGTATTTCAAAACAAGGAACGGGAATCCTTCGCCCGTTTTCAGAGATCCGGCAGGTCAGGAGACTTTCTTTATCCGCGATCCGTATGAAAACCTCTTTCAGATTGTCCCGGGCAACGACTGGTTTCTTAAAAACAAAAGGCATACCGGTGCAGTGTACGGCACGATGCACGGGGTAAGTGATATCGAAAATGCCAGAAAAGTATATTCCGGCATTCTGGGTTACGATGAAACCGTATATGATGTTACAGGAACCTTTGATGATCTGGCACACCTGCCCGGAGGAAATGTGCGCATGAGGAGGGTACTGCTTAAGCACAGCCAAAAAAGAAAGGGAAGTTTCAGTGCGCTTTTTGGTTCCAGCCAGATAGAACTGATTCAGGTACTCGACCGCCAGCCCCGCCGGATTTTTGAAGACCGCTTCTGGGGAGATCTCGGATTTATCCACCTTTGTTTTGACATATCGGGCATGGATGCCCTCCGTAATCTTTGCGAGGAAAAAGGCTTCCCCTTCACGGTTGACAGCTTTGCCAATATGAACGGAAAGTTCGATATGGGGGAAGCTGCCGGTCATTTCGCGTACATCGAAGACCCTGACGGCACCCTCATTGAATTTGTTGAAACCCTTCGCGTTCCGATTGTTAAGAAACTGGGTATCTATCTGAATCTTCAGAAGCGGAATCCTGAAAAATCCCTGCCGCGATGGATGATACGCGCTCTGGCTCTGGGGCGCATACGCGACTGA
- a CDS encoding 2-oxoacid:ferredoxin oxidoreductase subunit beta: MADFQNTTIERSSVELTKQDFVSDQMVRWCPGCGNHAILNAVANVFPKIGYRKENFMIVSGIGCSSRFPYYVNTYGFHGIHGRALAIATGMKIANPHLSVWVATGDGDSLAIGGNHFIHAIRRNVDINVLLFNNQIYGLTKGQYSPTTPMGTVTKTSPQGTIEHPFNVGELTLGAQGTFFARAVDNNIPLMTEVMFEAAKHDGTSVVEILQNCVIFADKAHEMITGKEYRDENQIHLRNGEPMIFGKNRDKGIRLNGTQLEVVKIGENGITINDILVHDRYQQDPGIHLMLAKMAPPRFPVAVGVIRSAMYPTYDDMVTQQIQNARVNEKIKTVTDLLNSGDTWEIQ; the protein is encoded by the coding sequence ATGGCTGACTTTCAAAATACAACCATCGAGCGTTCCAGCGTGGAGCTGACCAAACAGGATTTTGTAAGCGACCAGATGGTGCGCTGGTGCCCCGGATGCGGTAACCACGCTATCCTGAATGCCGTAGCCAATGTGTTTCCCAAAATCGGCTACCGGAAGGAAAATTTCATGATCGTTTCGGGAATCGGATGTTCCAGCCGTTTTCCTTATTACGTCAACACCTACGGTTTCCATGGTATTCACGGCAGGGCACTTGCCATTGCCACCGGCATGAAAATTGCCAATCCACACCTCAGCGTCTGGGTGGCAACAGGTGACGGCGATTCTCTTGCCATAGGAGGAAACCATTTTATTCATGCCATCCGGCGGAATGTTGACATCAACGTGCTGTTGTTCAACAACCAGATTTACGGACTGACGAAAGGACAGTACTCACCTACTACTCCCATGGGCACTGTAACCAAAACCTCACCTCAGGGAACCATTGAACATCCGTTCAATGTGGGTGAACTCACCCTCGGTGCACAGGGTACCTTCTTTGCACGGGCAGTGGATAACAATATCCCCCTCATGACCGAAGTGATGTTTGAAGCGGCCAAGCACGACGGCACCTCCGTTGTCGAGATTCTTCAGAACTGCGTAATCTTTGCCGACAAAGCCCACGAGATGATTACCGGCAAAGAATACAGAGACGAGAACCAGATTCATCTGCGGAACGGAGAACCCATGATTTTTGGCAAGAACCGTGATAAAGGAATCCGGCTGAACGGCACACAGCTCGAAGTAGTTAAAATCGGTGAAAACGGAATTACCATTAACGATATTCTTGTTCACGACAGGTATCAGCAGGATCCCGGCATTCATCTCATGCTGGCCAAAATGGCTCCTCCCCGGTTTCCTGTAGCCGTCGGCGTGATCCGGTCGGCTATGTACCCTACCTATGATGACATGGTGACCCAGCAGATACAAAATGCCAGGGTAAACGAAAAAATCAAAACGGTAACGGATCTTCTGAACAGTGGCGATACCTGGGAGATTCAATAA
- a CDS encoding SDR family oxidoreductase, whose amino-acid sequence MKFKDKTVWITGASSGIGEALAHAFSGEGADVVLSARSEEKLEEIRQEIEKKGGKAWVLPIDLADTASVKNAAARIETLVPAVDILVHCGGISQRSMVHETLLEVDRKIMEVNFFGTVALTKEILPRMLARKKGHFVVISSVMGKIGFPVRSAYAASKHALHGFFETLWTEYHHEGIDVTMVCPGMVRTNISYHALEGNGKEHGVMDPRQAGGISPEKCARKIIRAVKRKSHEVYIGKEQILIYLRRYIPCLFFAIVSKFRPT is encoded by the coding sequence ATGAAGTTTAAAGACAAAACAGTATGGATTACCGGAGCTTCTTCGGGGATAGGAGAAGCCCTCGCACACGCCTTTTCCGGCGAAGGTGCGGATGTGGTTCTTTCGGCCCGATCGGAAGAAAAACTGGAAGAAATCAGGCAGGAGATTGAGAAAAAAGGAGGAAAAGCATGGGTTTTGCCCATTGACCTGGCGGATACGGCATCCGTAAAAAATGCTGCCGCACGTATTGAAACACTTGTGCCGGCTGTCGACATTCTGGTACATTGCGGCGGAATCAGCCAGCGGTCGATGGTTCATGAAACCCTTCTGGAAGTGGACAGAAAAATTATGGAAGTTAATTTCTTCGGCACCGTTGCATTGACAAAAGAAATACTGCCCCGGATGCTGGCCCGGAAAAAGGGCCATTTCGTAGTCATCAGCAGTGTGATGGGGAAAATAGGTTTCCCCGTACGTTCTGCCTATGCAGCTTCCAAACATGCCCTCCACGGCTTTTTTGAAACTCTGTGGACCGAATACCACCATGAAGGTATTGATGTAACCATGGTATGCCCGGGTATGGTACGCACCAATATTTCTTACCATGCACTCGAAGGAAACGGCAAAGAGCACGGGGTGATGGACCCCCGGCAGGCGGGAGGAATCTCACCTGAAAAATGCGCCCGTAAAATCATCCGGGCTGTGAAAAGAAAAAGCCATGAAGTATATATTGGCAAGGAGCAAATTCTGATATACCTTCGCAGGTATATTCCCTGTCTGTTTTTTGCCATTGTGTCAAAATTCAGACCAACCTGA
- a CDS encoding 2-oxoacid:acceptor oxidoreductase subunit alpha, whose product MAKKVQRRDEIVVKFAGDSGDGMQLTGSLFADMAAKTGLDLATFPDYPAEIRAPQNTLAGVSGFQVRIGSKKIESTGDQCDILVAMNPASLKANLKWMKPGGTIIVDADSFTPETNQKAGFSENPLENGTLGKYYLIKAPVTTLTREALKELQLDGKSKERTRNMFVLGFICYLMSWKPDPLLAYFREKFKKKPQLAEANILVLKAGYDYAETTEVLPSVIHISKAKMPPGRYRNITGNIATAWGLLAASERSGRPLYLGSYPITPATDILAELARHKSLGAVVFQAEDEIAGICSAIGASFTGSLAVTSTSGPGFSLKSEALGLAVMTELPLVVIDVQRGGPSTGLPTKSEQSDLMQALFGRNGEAPLVVMAASSPADCFFAAYEASKIALEHMTPVVLLSDGGIGNGSQLFRIPDIKSLPSINPPIAKPNDPDFKPYKRDPETLVRKWALPGTEGLRHRVGGLEKENITGIVTTDPLNHELMVQLREQKVEKVADFIAPQEIIGNPTGDLLVVSWGGTLGSTQAAVEEMQEEGYSVSLAHFRHILPLPRNTREVLSGFKKIVVCELNRGQFVNYLRMKHPEFSYLQYNKVQALPFTIEELKNAFEKILKEA is encoded by the coding sequence ATGGCGAAAAAAGTTCAACGGCGCGACGAAATTGTGGTAAAATTTGCAGGGGATTCCGGCGACGGAATGCAGCTTACAGGAAGCCTATTTGCCGACATGGCTGCCAAAACCGGACTCGACCTGGCAACATTTCCTGATTATCCGGCCGAAATCAGAGCACCCCAGAATACACTTGCAGGGGTTTCGGGTTTTCAGGTCCGCATCGGGAGCAAAAAAATCGAATCTACCGGAGATCAATGCGATATCCTTGTGGCCATGAACCCTGCTTCCCTGAAAGCAAACCTCAAATGGATGAAACCGGGAGGAACCATCATTGTGGATGCCGACTCTTTTACTCCGGAAACTAATCAGAAGGCAGGGTTTTCTGAAAATCCGCTGGAAAATGGAACCCTCGGCAAGTATTACCTGATCAAAGCTCCGGTAACAACACTCACCAGGGAAGCCCTTAAAGAACTGCAACTCGATGGTAAGTCAAAGGAGCGAACAAGAAACATGTTTGTTCTTGGGTTCATTTGTTATCTGATGTCCTGGAAACCCGATCCTTTGCTTGCCTATTTCAGGGAAAAATTCAAAAAGAAACCCCAACTGGCCGAAGCCAATATTCTTGTCCTCAAAGCAGGGTATGATTATGCCGAAACCACTGAAGTACTTCCTTCAGTAATCCATATTTCGAAAGCCAAAATGCCTCCCGGCCGTTACCGGAATATTACCGGTAACATAGCTACTGCCTGGGGATTGCTGGCCGCCTCGGAACGTTCAGGACGTCCGTTGTACCTTGGTTCCTATCCCATAACCCCTGCTACGGATATTCTGGCTGAACTGGCAAGGCACAAATCTTTGGGAGCTGTTGTTTTTCAGGCCGAAGACGAAATTGCCGGAATTTGCTCAGCTATTGGGGCAAGCTTTACAGGCTCCCTGGCCGTAACAAGTACTTCAGGACCCGGATTTTCGCTCAAAAGCGAAGCCCTCGGTCTGGCAGTTATGACCGAACTGCCCCTGGTGGTGATCGATGTACAACGGGGAGGACCATCTACCGGATTACCCACCAAATCAGAGCAATCAGACCTTATGCAGGCTCTTTTTGGCCGTAACGGCGAAGCTCCTCTGGTAGTTATGGCGGCCAGCTCTCCTGCTGATTGTTTCTTTGCTGCTTACGAAGCATCCAAAATTGCCCTTGAACACATGACCCCTGTTGTGCTTTTGTCAGACGGAGGCATCGGAAACGGATCCCAGCTCTTCCGCATCCCCGATATCAAGTCCCTGCCATCCATCAACCCTCCTATTGCCAAACCAAATGATCCCGACTTCAAACCCTATAAACGGGATCCGGAAACCCTGGTACGCAAATGGGCTCTCCCCGGAACAGAAGGCCTTCGCCACCGGGTGGGCGGCCTGGAAAAAGAAAATATAACCGGTATAGTTACCACCGATCCCCTTAACCATGAGCTGATGGTTCAGCTAAGGGAACAGAAAGTTGAAAAAGTGGCTGATTTCATTGCTCCACAGGAAATTATCGGAAACCCGACCGGAGACCTGCTTGTGGTAAGCTGGGGAGGAACCCTTGGCAGTACCCAGGCCGCCGTGGAAGAAATGCAGGAAGAAGGATATTCTGTCAGCCTGGCTCATTTCCGGCATATTCTCCCTCTCCCGCGCAATACCCGTGAAGTCCTCTCCGGATTCAAAAAAATTGTGGTCTGCGAACTCAACCGGGGACAGTTTGTGAACTACCTGCGGATGAAGCATCCTGAATTTTCGTACCTGCAATACAATAAAGTTCAGGCTCTTCCCTTTACCATTGAAGAATTAAAGAATGCTTTTGAAAAAATACTCAAGGAGGCATAA